The Anomaloglossus baeobatrachus isolate aAnoBae1 chromosome 7, aAnoBae1.hap1, whole genome shotgun sequence sequence TGCCCCCTGCTGGTGACTGGGGGGCTCCTCGCACCTCTGCCCCCTTTGCTGTCTCTCTGCTCTCCCTTTACTTCGCACACCTGCTCTGTGCTGCCCGGCGGCTTCCATCTCGGACAGGCTGTACGCCATCGCCAGCTGCAGATCCTCATCCTCATCGTCGCTGTCCAGCACCAGGCAGGTAGGGGGCGCTCTCTGCACGTTGTGTGGGGGCTCCCGGGTCTGGGTTGTTGGCGGCGGTGGAACATTCTTCTGATCCCTTTTGCTTATTTCGAGGGCAAGAGCGAGTTCATCTTCTACTCCTGCAAAATGAATGCACAAAAGGGACAGGGATCTGTAAAGTGCAggaggtgtatatatgtgtatatatgtgtatatatcatgtgtatatatgtgtatatatcatGTGAGTATACAGTGGAGACGCTGCAGGGAACCACACACAACTTGTCTATGTCATTTAGGATTTTTGCCTACAATGTCATCTTCCAATGTCAACTTTATGACCCATAGGGATGTTTTGGGGATAATTATGTTCCCGGTAGTATATGTGTCAAGGTAGAATTTTAGGGGTAAAGGGTTCATAGTACAATTTTGGGTAATCCAGGTCTGTTATGGGTTAATATATAATTACCCCGGTGATCTGAGTGCGTTAAAGGTTATCATCTAATATTCCTGGTTAATGGTATTGTCCGCTACATGTTATCTTTTCTGCAATTAGGATTAATATTCTTTGGCGCTTGTTTTAGAATTTATCGCTATAAGGGTCGGAATTTTTGTTGTTATTTTTCATAAAAAAAGTAAAATGAAAATAAATCCGATAAAGAATGATAAAACTTCACCAACCagtatccaccactagggggagctcactccaCTCCTATTGAAATCAATACTTGGCACACAAGTTCCTAACtaaagagctccctctagtggtagtatTGCATTGTTTCACCTTCCATAGTGTATATAtaaatgtgtaatatatataattatacatacaCAATCCTTACACCCCACAATAGGAGACATATAtttcaaaaaaattgcaaaactaaGCCATCTATAGGGCCAAGAAAAAAAATCATATTCAGCGCCTCACAAACATCCACACACATTTGCAGCGTTGTCCTTTTATTACAGCCCTGCTCGGGCGGCTTCTCTCTTCTTACCATTCACCCGGATGGACTTCAGCTGCCCGTCCTCCTCCACCTCTTCTCGTTCTACACCATTTTCTACTGTCCTGTAAGAAAGACCATGCAATTAATAACTATCATGTTGATTGGCCATACGCAGGACTCCATCCCCATCATGGTGCGGTGTATGGGGCGGCTCAGGAGCTGTTATACTGGAAGCCCCCTGCGTCTGACAGCAGCATATAAAGGGGTAACAGCAGTTTTTGGAGCAAGTTTTGGTCACTGCTTTTATACGGGAAGCTTCTGAGCCTGATGCCATACACCCGAGCCTACTGCCATACACCCGAGCCTACTGCCATACACCCGAGCCTACTGCCATACACCCGAGCCTACTGCCATACACCCGAGCCTACTGCCATACACCCGAGCCTACTGCCATACACCCGAGCCCGCCGCCATATACCCGAGCCTACTGCCATACACCCGAGCCTACTGCCATACACCCGAGGCCGCCGCCATACACCCGAGCCTACTGCCATACACCCGAGCCTACTGCCATACACCCGAGCCTACTGCCATACACCCGAGCCTACTGCCATACACCCGAGCCTACTGCCATACACCCGAGCCCGCCGCCATACACCCGAGCCCGCCGCCATACACCCGAGCCCGCCGCCATACACCCGAGCCCGCCGCCATACACCCGAGCCTACTGCCATACACCCGAGCCTACTGCCATACACCCGAGCCTACTGCCATACACCCGAGCCTACTGCCATACACCCGAGCCTACTGCCATACACCCGAGCCTACTGCCATACACCCGAGCCTACTGCCATACACCCGAGCCTACTGCCATACACCCGAGCCCGCCGCCATACACCCGAGCCTACTGCCATGCACCCGAGCCTACTGCCATACACCCGAGCCTACTGCCATACACCCGAGCCTACTGCCATACACCCGAGCCCGCCGCCATACACCCGAGCCTACTGCCATACACCCGAGCCTACTGCCATACACCCGAGCCTACTGCCATACACCCAAGCCTACTGCCATACACCCAAGCCTACTGCCATACACCCGAGCCCGCCGCCATACACCCGAGCCTACTGCCATACACCCGAGCCTACTGCCATACACCCGAGCCTACTGCCATACACCCGAGCCTACTGCCATACACCCGAGCCTACTGCCATACACCCGAGCCTACTGTCATACACCCGAGCCTACTGCCATACACCCGAGCCTACTGTCATACACCCGAGCCTACTGCCATACACCCGAGCCTACTGTCATACACCCGAGCCTACTGCCATACACCCGAGCCTACTGTCATACACCCGAGCCTACTGTCATACACCCGAGCCTACTGTCATACACCCGAGCCCGCCGCCATACACCCGAGCCTACTGCCATACACCCGAGCCTACTGCCATACACCCGAGCCTACTGCCATACACCCGAGCCTACTGCCATACACCCGAGCCTACTGCCATACACCCGAGCCTACTGCCATACACCCGAGCCTACTGCCATACACCCGAGCCTACTGCCATACACCCGAGCCCGCCGCCATACACCCGAGCCCGCCGCCATACACCCGAGCCCGCCGCCATACACCCGAGCCTACTGCCATACACCCGAGCCTACTGCCATGCACCCGAGCCTACTGCCATACACCCGAGCCTACTGCCATACACCCGAGCCTACTGCCATACACCCGAGCCTACTGCCATACACCCGAGCCCGCCGCCATACACCCGAGCCTACTGCCATACACCCAAGCCTACTGCCATACACCCGAGCCTACTGCCATACACCCGAGGCTACTGCCATACACCCGAGCCCGCCGCCATACACCCGAGCCTACTGCCATACACCCGAGCCTACTGCCATACACCCGAGCCTACTGCCATACATCCGAGCCTACTGCCATACACCCGAGCCTACTGCCATACACCCGAGCCCGCCGCCATACACCCGAGCCCGCCGCCATACACCCGAGCCCACCGCCATACACCTGAGCCTACTGCCATACACCCGAGCCTACTGCCATACACCCGAGCCCGCCGCCATACACCCGAGCCTACTGCCATACACCCGAGCCTACTGCCATACACCCGAGCCCGCCGCCATACACCCGAGCCCGCCGCCATACACCCGAGCCTACTGCCATACACCTGAGCCTACTGCCATACACCCGAGCCTACTGCCATACACCCGAGCCCGCCGCCATACACCCGAGCTTACTGCCATACACCCGAGCCTACTGCCATACACCCGAGCCTACTGCCATACACCCGAGCCTACTGCCATACACCCGAGCCTACTGCCATACACCCGAGCCTGCCGCCATACACCCGAGCCTACTGCCATGCACCCGAGCCTACTGCCATACACCCGAGCCTACTGCCATACACCCGAGCCTTCTGCCATACACCCGAGCCCGCCGCCATACACCCAAGCCTACTGCCATACACCCGAGCCTACTGTCATACACCCGAGCCCGCCGCCATACACCCGAGCCCGCCGCCATACACCCGAGCCCGCCGCCATACACCCGAGCCTACTGCCATACACCCGAGCCCGCCGCCATACACCCGAGCCCGCCGCCATACACCCGAGCCCGCCGCCATACACCCGAGCCCGCCGCCATACACCCGAGCCCGCCGCCATACACCCGAGCCTACTGCCATACACCCGAGCCTACCGCCATACACCCGAGCCTACTGCCATACACCCGAGCCTACTGCCATACACCCGAGCCTACTGCCATACACCCGAGCCTACTGCCATACACCCAAGCCTACTGCCATACACCCGAGCCCGCCGCCATACACCCGAGCCTACTGCCATACACCCGAGCCTACTGCCATACACCCGAGCCTACTGCCATACACCCGAGCCTACTGCCATACACCCGAGCCTACTGCCATACACCTGAGCCCGCCGCCATACACCCGAGCCTACTGCCATACACCCGAGCCTACTGTCATACACCCGAGCCTACTGCCATACACCCGAGCCTACTGCCATACACCCGAGCCCGCCGCCATACACCCGAGCCTACTGCCATACACCCGAGCCTACTGCCATACACCCGAGCCTACTGCCATACACCCGAGCCCGCCGCCATACACCCGAGCCCGCCGCCATACACCCGAGCCCGCCGCCATACACCCGAGCCTACTGCCATACACCCGAGCCCGCCGCCATACACCCGAGCCTACTGCCATACACCCGAGCCTACTGCCATACACCCGAGCCTACTGCCATACACCCGAGCCTACTGCCATACACCCGAGCCTACTGCCATACACCCGACTCAGTTGCTGTAGCTCTGACctcaaagaaatgaaaaaaaaagaaaaaagcaaaatgTTATTAGTATCCCGAAATGGTATCAATGAACACTACAGCTTGGCAGGTGATAAAATCAaactcttagggctcatgcgcatgttatgtacttgcatgcatttatgctgtgtattgcactgcagtgtaaatgcatgtgtcctgcgtcccctgcacaatctatgaagaatgagacgtgcgcacgttgcttttatgaacgcagcaatttggatgcaaaaattttgacccaaatccatgcgttcataaaagcagcatgtcaattaatttgtgcactatggatgcagctcccgctctgtctatggcgggggcagcagccatagcgcatgaaatcggcttttgtttctgcagcgatttgaagcgcacatgtgctgtcaaattgctgcagaatattcagacGTTACACAGCAGCGCTATCAACAAAAGCAAaaattgtaacaaaaaaaaaaatatatgagtcTCAGATAATGGCAACGCAATTTTTTATTTTAGTATGTTTTCTAAAccactaaggctgagttcacacggCCGGTGATCCTCCATTAGAGCGGATCCGGCAGCGATCCATTCTGCAAACACACctttttttgtccgttttgaaaaaattgatttttgcaggatccttttttttttaaacattggattctatggaaaacagatccattaCCGGATTGCTGGATGTATGATTAGTATTGCATCAGAGCTAAACTGGGGTACAGCGTATGCAGAGGCCGCAGCCACAATGGGGCGCAGGTACCCGAGATGCTCCCCTGCTGCTAATGTACAGGGCCAGGTGCACATGAGCGGATCTTCTCCCTAGCTGCTGTCTATATTGGGCAGTGCACGGACTAACGGTATTCAGTGGGGCGGTGCAAATTATCGGGGTTTTTCTACAAGTCTCTTCCAAGTGTCGGATAAGGCagctttcacacttttttttaacatgcgtcatgaacgtttttttaatgcaaaacggatccagtgcaaatgcgttttcatttcaatgcatttgcaatggactcgcgtcaacatgcgttcatctgcgtttgcgtgcgttatagtgaggatccagcgacttgcagttttttaacttttttttaaaaatgctacttgtagtgtttttgagcggCGTCCAAATACAAatagtttttcactggatcctgactatactgcacccaaacgcatgtgaacgctggcatgctgatagacaggatcctgcttgctctactgagcatgccccgaaaccagcctggcgtgatcagtctctctctccccctccctctttctctctctcccccctctctctcctctctctctcccccgcctgagagcggtggacgttcgtaaccaaggtaaatatcgggtaaccaagcaaagcgcttcgcttagttacccaatgtttaccttggttacgtgtgcagggagcaggcagcccggctcctagcagctgcggtcgcacgtaaccaaggtaaatatcgggcatccaagcaaagcactttgcttagttacccgatgtttaccttggttaccagcgtccgcagctgtcagatgccggctcccagtctatcacgttcagttcccctcactcccgattacatgacttcaatgcccgcccataaacttcaagtgacaggatcctgcaaaataacacatgcgtttgcatgcgtttttctttgtaaaaacaggatccacttttacagcaaaaaaacgttcatgacgcaagttaaaaaaacgtagtgtgaaagccgcctaagacTCGTCCTACAAAGTCTCAGGGTGCAACAAACCCCCAAAAACCCAGACTCAATCCGTACAACCTCCGATTTATACACTTTGCAATTCTCCAACAAAGGAAACTCTTAATGGTCTGATATATTTTTAATAACTGCTGCTGTATAACAGTTTTCTGGATGAAACAGATTTTTATCTTTTTACACACTCATGTGAACACGTCCTTATGAATAGTACACGGGGCCCCTGATACAGACTTTGTGGAGCCCCCTGGGTCAGATTCTGTAATTCGGCCCGGGACCTCTATATTTGCTGTCTGTCGGCAGAGCTATGGAGAAATCTCACCTTCTGGTTGTTATCTTCTTCCCATTAGAGATCGTGGTTGTGGTGGAGACGGAGCAAACGTTTCCAGTTATCCCACCATTTCCAAAAGATGAAAAGGACGAGtacactgaaaaaaaataaaataaaataaataaatctgggtTAATAATATAAAATCTGAgtttttcataaataaataaataaataaataaatgttattgggatttaagaataaaaaaataaattatatatacatacacacacatatacatacatacatacatacacatacacatatatatatatatatatatatatatatataacaagatgaagaaggatccagcaaggcagaatgactccaagggcaacaaaagttttttttcttttctctgactttattatctaagaataaaaaattccagagctcttgacaagttgttaagtgcaaggtatatgcagtatggactacgcgtttcggcggacgcagccgccttcttcacggtcccaagacaaaactGATGTACTAGTATGAAGAGGGCTTCTATATAGTTAGTTAGCCCAGCCCACGCAACCACTAGTGAGCTGACACATATGAGTTTGATTAGAAGAGCCCGAGTTAAACTAGCAACAGTTTTGCACATCTGACATATAAAAAATAAGGCGCTGAATATGATTTTTTTTCTTGGCCCTATAGATGGCTTATTTTTATATGTCAGATGTGTAAAACTGTTGCTAGTTTAACTCGGGCTCTTCTAATCAAACTCATATGTGTCAGCTCACTAGTGGTTGCGTGGGCTGGGCTAACTAACTATATAGAAGCCCTCTTCATACTAGTACATCagttttgtcttgggaccgtgaagaaggcggctgcgtccgccgaaacgcgtagtccatactgcatataccttgcacttaacaacttgtcaagagctctggatttttttattcttagataataaagtcagagaaaaaaaacaaaacaaaaaacttttgttgcccttggagttattctgccttgctggatccttcttcatcttgttatatatatatatatatatatatatatatatatatatatatatatatatatatatatacacacacacacacacacacacacatacatacatacagtgtgtatatatatatatatatatatatatatatatatatatatatatacacacacacacacacacatacatacatatatatacatatatatatatatatatatatacacatacatatatacacatatatatatacatacatatatatacatacatacatacatatacatacatactacacatacatatatacacacatgcatatatatatacacatacatatatatatatatatatatatatatatatatatatatatatatatacatatatatatgcatatatctatatatatatatagatagatagatagagatatatatatatatatatatatatatatatataaaataaaaataaatggtacATTGTTACAAATTGGTACAAAGATATAATATACCTgtatcaaaatgtttttttttaggaCTCTGCTTGCTGCCAGTGAATAGAAGCTTCATCTAGCAGgtgggattgttacaatgtatcagtgcagattaGAGCAATCAGCTAAGGTTTGTTGCAGATATGAGGGCGCCCCACAGAGTAGAGTCACTGAGGAGGTCGTTCAGGGCTATTGCCCCATATTtgcaaaatgtcacaaaaaatgcagcaTGACAGAAAGGTAAATAGTAAAACACATTGCACTTTACCTCTGCTGCCAGGAAACATGTCTGTAAAGAACGGCGAGGCGCGGGTGTGACGCATCTCATCGCTGCGCATTCCAGGACCTGAAAAGACAGAACATTGCAATGCCTCACTCTCAGCAGAAGGTGGCGCTATTACATATCACAAGATAGTGACATTGGCCTTGTGGTAAGCTTATATCCCCATCACACTCTCATTAGTAAGTCTGATCCGCTCTGCATGTGCTAATGcaggagcgcagcacttcggcctgCGGAGCAGCGCTCTCCAGAGCAGTTTTCTGCATGATCGGTGGGGACTCAGGACCTGGAGTCCCATCAAACTGCAGCACGTATAATAAAATGAAGAGATATTACAAATAAACAGTATAAACAGTAGCTAGACTTTACAGGCTGTGTGTGCGCATTTTTTCAActatatattttttactttgaaAACAATCTTTGTCTGTTGTGTTTTTGTGTGTGCACAGCTCCAAAGCAGGTCTGTGCTTCCATTGTAACATATTACTGTGTACTCTGACATTACAGTGTTCCTCTCTTACTTCTTGAATAGGTCTGTATTATCAGAGCAGCTAAGTATTATCCCCAAAAGGACATATGAACAAAGGATACCcagtgagctctgaacttgcagctccacaagcaggggTTACCCAGTGAACTCTGAACCTACAGCTCCACAAGCAGGAGTGATCCCATGAGCTCCGAACATGCAGATCCACAAGCAGAGGTCAATCAGTGAGCTGTGAACCTGAGGCTCCACAAGCAGGGGTCATCCAGTGACCATggaacctgcagctccacaagaaGAGGTCACTCAGTGAGCTCTGCTCCTGATGTTCCACAAGCAGGGGTCACCCAGTGAGATGTGGACCTGCAGCTCCACAAGAAGGGGTCACCCAGTGAGTgctgaacctgcagctccacaagcaggggTCGCCCcttgagctctgaacctgcagctgcacaaGCAGGGGTCACCcagtgagctctgaacctgcagctgcacaaGCAGGGGTCACCCAGTGAGCTCTGAATCTACAGCGCTACAAGCAGAGGTCACCCAGTGAGCTCTGAATccgcagctccacaagcagaggtCACCCcttgagctctgaacctgcagctgcacaaGCAGGGGTCACCcagtgagctctgaacctgcagctgctcAAGCAGGGGTCACTcagtgagctctgaacctgcagctgcacaaGCAGGGGTCACCcagtgagctctgaacctgcagctgcacaaGCAGGGGTCACCcagtgagctctgaacctgcagctgcacaaGCAGGGGTCACCcagtgagctctgaacctgcagctgcacaaGCAGGGGTCACCcagtgagctctgaacctgcagctgcacaaGCAGGGGTCACCcagtgagctctgaacctgcagctgcacaaGCAGGGGTCACTcagtgagctctgaacctgcagctgcacaaGCAGGGGTCACTcagtgagctctgaacctgcagctgcacaaGCAGGGGTCACCcagtgagctctgaacctgcagctgcacaaGCAGGGGTCACCCCTTGAGCTCTGAACCAGCAGCTGCACAAGCAGGGGAAAAGATGGACATAGCCTCCTCTCATGCAGCAACTTACCAAAGAAATCCGAGAAAGGGTCTCTGCTACCAAAGAATTCTCGGAATACTTCCTCGGGGCTCCGGAACGTGTAGGTAAAACCTTGGAATCTGGAGTTGGATCCTGAAGGTTCTGGgacaaataaagataaaaaaaataaataaacagtgaattaatTATGGACTTTACCCCAGAATTCTGCTTTTATAAAGTCAGCAATTACTGTATATTCATATTTGTTGGGTTTTTAGCTTTTACTCCATTTGTGACAATGGTAGAAGAGAATAGGTCTAGTTTTTATTATTTGGTGGATTTTATACACAAACAGATGAGACTTACCAGGGCCTGAGAATCCGGCTTTACCGTGACGGTCGTATGTTTCACGTTTGTTCACTTAGAAAAGGAAAAGGAAATGATAACAATTCACATTTTATTTTTTCTAGAGCAGTTTTACCCCTTCCCAGCTGGGCTAATTTTTATTTTTGTGCTAAAAATGTCAAGATGATGGCAACAAGGGAATTCACTGGTGATGACACATAGAATATCAACTCCCCCCCGAGACCTATCCGAAGATAAGGCAATGCGGCTGCAGAAGTCAAGTTCATCGTGACCAGCGAAGCTGTCATCACGGAATAGAACAACGGCCACTCGTGCAGGTAAAGTCCCATGTGATGCCGCGGAAGATAAGAAGCAAATGTGCATAGGGAAATGGCTGCTGTTATGTGTACAGAGAACTAAAAGCTGATTATTCATGTCATAGTCAAATTACCGTCTGATAACACCTCGTAAGCCTCCGCAATGTCTTTAAACTTCTTCTCTGCAAGGTCTTTGTTATCTGGGTTCTTGTCCGGGTGCCATTTGAGCGCCAACTTCCGATATCTGTGGGGTCAGGAAACAGACAAACCAggaatgtacataggggcagtattatagtagttatattcttgtacataggggcagtattatagtagttatattcttgtacataggggcagtattatagtagttatattcttgtacataggggcagtattatagtagttatattcttgtacataggagccgtattatagtagttatattcttgtacataggggcagtattatagtagttatattcttgtacataggagcagtattatagtaattatattcttctatataggggcagtattatagtagttatattcttatacataggggcagtattatagtagttatagtcttgtacatagggagcagtattatagtacttatattcttgtacataggggcagtattatagtagttatattcttgtacataggagcagtattatagtagttatattcttgtacataggggcagtattataatagttatattcttgtacataggggcagtattatagcagttgtattcttgtatatagggggcagtattatagtagttatattcttatacataggggcagtattatagtagttatattcttgtacataggggcagtattatagcagttgtattcttgtatataggggcagtattatagtagttatattcttatacataggggcagtattatagtagttatagtcttgtacatagggagcagtattatagtacttatattcttgtacataggggcagtattatagtagttatattcttgtacataggggcagtattatagtagttatattcttgtacataggggcagtattatagcagttagatTGTTATATTCCAACAATAAAGTATGTAACATATCTAATCCTTTGTCATTTGTGTGCAGTCTGCATCTGGCCTTGTTCCATGTATAATATGGGGCTTTCATACAATGATGAATATCTTACGCTCGTTTGATATCCTCCTGGGTGGCGTTTCGGGGAACTCCAAGAATTTCATAGTAATCTCCCATGATTGACAGGATACCTCTGGAAAATAGGAGGAATCAGGTTGGAAATACGTCTGATACATTGTATATGAATTTCTAGGATTGATTCAGATACAGAAATAGTTAATGACAGATGCTCTGATTTCCCCTAAATTTATGGCCGTCGCCTCCTCATCGCACCCGGCAGCCGTAATATTTCACAAAACATTAAAACCATTCTCTTCACCACCATAAACAAAAATTTTAGCTGTCAGGTCAAAATGAAAAGGATATTAGCATTAAAATATGCGCACATTATGTTTCCACTGCCTGGAATACCTGATAGCATGGAGCAAGAGATATCAGTGGACTgctattgttccctgttatcagccatttcagtgTAGTATAATCGACCAGAGTGGAAACAGTGAGGTCATCGGGCACAAAGGATGGCCGGCGATTTGTGTATGATGGTGTATGACGACGACGCTCTCACCTGGCAGCTTCAGCCCCTATTGTCTTACTAACAAATGAAATGTGAAGCCGCGGGTGATACCTGAACATGCAAACCTGACCGCGGGAACACGACGTCACGCTCTATTTATACCGCCAGGGACGACAATGAGAATAATGGAGCTGCAGTTCTCCGCTCTATAAAAATCATTCAGCAGAAGTCAGACGTCGCCCCCATAAGATTATTATATGGTTCCATGCGTCATACACCTGCCGGAGTCTGCATACAAGGGGTCTCTGATTGCGGGGTATTGGATCCCACTGATATGGAGAACGGAAATGGCCACAGCACTAAT is a genomic window containing:
- the DNAJB2 gene encoding dnaJ homolog subfamily B member 2 isoform X1 encodes the protein MGDYYEILGVPRNATQEDIKRAYRKLALKWHPDKNPDNKDLAEKKFKDIAEAYEVLSDVNKRETYDRHGKAGFSGPEPSGSNSRFQGFTYTFRSPEEVFREFFGSRDPFSDFFGPGMRSDEMRHTRASPFFTDMFPGSRVYSSFSSFGNGGITGNVCSVSTTTTISNGKKITTRRTVENGVEREEVEEDGQLKSIRVNGVEDELALALEISKRDQKNVPPPPTTQTREPPHNVQRAPPTCLVLDSDDEDEDLQLAMAYSLSEMEAAGQHRAGVRSKGRAERQQRGQRCEEPPSHQQGAERTRQQAKHVRPQRETAEEQAELTEKVQESRGGQGDPKSKEEKKKRGCYIL
- the DNAJB2 gene encoding dnaJ homolog subfamily B member 2 isoform X2, with the translated sequence MGDYYEILGVPRNATQEDIKRAYRKLALKWHPDKNPDNKDLAEKKFKDIAEAYEVLSDVNKRETYDRHGKAGFSGPEPSGSNSRFQGFTYTFRSPEEVFREFFGSRDPFSDFFGPGMRSDEMRHTRASPFFTDMFPGSRVYSSFSSFGNGGITGNVCSVSTTTTISNGKKITTRRTVENGVEREEVEEDGQLKSIRVNGVEDELALALEISKRDQKNVPPPPTTQTREPPHNVQRAPPTCLVLDSDDEDEDLQLAMAYSLSEMEAAGQHRAGVF